The Malus sylvestris chromosome 8, drMalSylv7.2, whole genome shotgun sequence genomic interval aaccaccacgatGGCTACTttggtagccactcgtggcgaggtccatggagccttcaccacggcccgagccgtgccatccaaggctcacggtaccaagaccacgatccaagccgtgccatccaagttcacgtggacccaagcccaagcctcgcattcacatgcaccgcgcattgagcagcctgctcccgtgatccagcctgctcccgtcgagcaacccactcccgtggcccagcctgctcctgccaagcagcccactcccgtggcccagcctactcctgccaagcagcctacttccgtggcccagcctgctcccgccaagcaacctgctcctgccaagcagcctgcttccgtggcccagcctgctcccgccaagcaacctgctcctgccaagcagcctgctctcgtgacccagcctgctcccaacgagcagcccactctcaaggCCCACACTGCTcctgtggctttccaagcagcccaagtcggcccaaaactatctcaaccatctggacctaccatcgagccgggggcattctcaccacattttttcgcggatttgacatttcctaactcaaatctcgcgcccggagtctaccacccttccactgctcaaggaggcgcattcattccaagctcttccaatccaaatggcgaacaacacttgtctcgacaagtcatagagttgacgagcgcccttgcataacagacaactttggtgaatcaacttttgcaacgcatcgggatccaacgtgccccggacgaggtatcccgaagtaggacaagggcagacgaacctttccagcagcatCCCAGCAAGCAGccattcgaccagccacgagctgaacgttcaggcagtgtacattcccgattgggcccccgagatagcgtatactcccgttttagcgcgcggaggatcgtgtactctcgactaggccaacggatgagcatacattcacggt includes:
- the LOC126631628 gene encoding uncharacterized protein LOC126631628; this encodes MGLRRSVRLNATIRGAASSSRASTMGTTVVATSVATRGEVHGAFTTATMGTTAVATSVATRGEVHGAFTTARAVPSKAHGTKTTIQAVPSKFTWTQAQASHSHAPRIEQPAPVIQPAPVEQPTPVAQPAPAKQPTPVAQPTPAKQPTSVAQPAPAKQPAPAKQPASVAQPAPAKQPAPAKQPALVTQPAPNEQPTLKAHTAPVAFQAAQVGPKLSQPSGPTIEPGAFSPHFFADLTFPNSNLAPGVYHPSTAQGGAFIPSSSNPNGEQHLSRQVIELTSALA